One window of the Rhodothermales bacterium genome contains the following:
- a CDS encoding DUF3267 domain-containing protein gives MSSQRLQPDAATLEGDERTLSVDEILSILWRGLAPLTLATLGLHLVIWGWPHASADAWAQAGLWLLVAYVVAIVVHELLHILPMLAAGVRLGELHFGVRWRDGVVFVHGDRPVTARWYRFILALPGFVLGVAPVLYGISTNHAFATMFGYLMLVSAVGDWAILRLIRDVPSDALIIDHSEEVGCIVLP, from the coding sequence ATGTCTTCCCAACGCTTGCAGCCTGATGCCGCGACGCTTGAAGGCGACGAGCGCACGCTCAGCGTAGACGAAATCCTGTCGATCCTCTGGCGGGGACTGGCCCCGCTGACTCTGGCCACGCTGGGCCTTCACTTGGTCATCTGGGGATGGCCTCACGCGAGCGCGGATGCCTGGGCGCAGGCCGGTTTGTGGCTGCTGGTTGCCTACGTGGTTGCGATTGTGGTGCACGAATTGCTTCACATTCTGCCCATGCTCGCCGCCGGCGTCCGGTTGGGCGAGCTGCACTTCGGGGTGCGCTGGCGCGACGGTGTGGTGTTCGTGCACGGGGACCGTCCGGTGACGGCGCGCTGGTATCGCTTCATTCTCGCGCTGCCCGGTTTCGTGCTGGGAGTCGCGCCCGTGCTCTACGGCATCTCGACCAACCATGCGTTTGCGACCATGTTCGGGTACCTCATGCTGGTGTCGGCCGTTGGCGATTGGGCCATCCTGCGACTGATTCGAGACGTGCCGTCGGATGCGCTGATCATCGATCACTCGGAAGAAGTCGGGTGCATTGTGCTGCCCTGA
- a CDS encoding carbamoyltransferase → MAQLRLSLREVNILGLSCWYHDAAACLVQDGRITAAAQEERFTRRKHDPSFPSHAIAYCLGEAGIEMGDVDAVAFYDKPFLTFERLLETYVSFAPRGLRSFLESMPIWLRRKLWIPELIEKELDYSGQILYPEHHLSHAASAFLPSPFAEAAVVTTDGVGEWTTTSMGLGRGNSLTLSKELHFPHSLGLLYSAFTYFCGFRVNSGEYKLMGLAPYGEPSYVKAIRDHLIDLRDDGSFRLNMDHFTFATGLTMTGRSFERLFDGPRRDPESPLTRREMDLARSVQVVIEQAMLLLAAEAHRETGASNLCLAGGVALNCVANGRLLRESPFERLWIQPAAGDAGGALGAALAAWYLHGGAPREDPSDAMQGAYLGPAWSDSELRAFLQEEDIPFRRMEQPAEEIAEVLASGKVVGRFDGRMEFGPRALGNRSILADPRGREVQRRVNLKIKFRESFRPFAPSVLAERTAQEFDLEAESPYMLLVCDVRDARIEGEGLDRLQHIDSRIPAVTHVDGSARVQTVSAQSNPGYHALLRAFEQRTGCPVLVNTSFNVRGEPIVCTPQDAYRCFRHTHMDALVLGPFLVTKEMIPEADAELMDAEQVAAAFGLD, encoded by the coding sequence GTGGCTCAGCTTCGCCTATCACTTCGGGAAGTGAACATTCTCGGCCTTTCCTGCTGGTATCACGACGCCGCGGCCTGCCTGGTGCAGGATGGCCGCATCACAGCGGCTGCCCAGGAGGAACGGTTTACCCGGCGCAAGCACGATCCGTCTTTCCCATCCCACGCGATCGCGTACTGCCTGGGTGAGGCAGGGATCGAAATGGGCGATGTGGATGCGGTGGCTTTCTACGACAAGCCTTTCCTGACCTTTGAGCGGCTCCTGGAGACGTACGTAAGTTTCGCACCACGCGGCCTGCGTTCGTTCCTGGAATCCATGCCCATCTGGCTGCGGCGCAAATTGTGGATTCCGGAGCTCATCGAAAAGGAGCTCGACTACTCAGGGCAGATCCTCTACCCCGAGCACCACCTCAGCCACGCCGCCAGCGCGTTTCTTCCCTCTCCGTTTGCCGAGGCCGCGGTAGTCACGACCGATGGGGTCGGCGAATGGACCACCACGTCCATGGGGCTGGGGCGCGGCAACAGTCTCACGCTCAGCAAGGAGCTGCATTTTCCGCACTCGCTGGGCCTGCTCTACTCGGCGTTCACCTACTTCTGCGGGTTCCGGGTCAACTCCGGCGAATACAAGCTCATGGGGCTCGCTCCCTACGGCGAGCCGAGCTACGTGAAGGCTATTAGGGATCACCTGATCGACCTCCGGGACGATGGGTCCTTCCGCCTGAACATGGACCATTTCACGTTCGCGACCGGGTTGACCATGACCGGGCGGTCGTTCGAGCGACTTTTCGACGGGCCGCGACGCGATCCCGAGTCGCCGCTGACCCGCCGGGAGATGGATCTCGCGCGTAGCGTGCAGGTGGTCATCGAGCAGGCCATGCTGCTTCTGGCCGCGGAGGCCCATCGCGAGACCGGCGCTTCGAACCTGTGCCTGGCCGGGGGTGTCGCCCTGAACTGCGTGGCCAACGGTCGCCTGCTGCGCGAGAGCCCGTTCGAACGGCTCTGGATCCAGCCGGCAGCCGGCGATGCTGGGGGAGCGCTGGGTGCGGCGCTGGCGGCCTGGTATCTGCACGGCGGAGCTCCGCGGGAGGACCCTTCAGATGCCATGCAGGGCGCGTATCTCGGCCCCGCCTGGTCAGATTCGGAATTGCGGGCCTTTCTGCAGGAAGAGGACATCCCGTTTCGCCGCATGGAACAGCCTGCGGAGGAGATCGCCGAGGTGCTGGCGTCCGGCAAGGTGGTAGGCCGGTTTGACGGCCGCATGGAGTTCGGACCCCGCGCGCTCGGAAACAGATCCATCCTGGCGGACCCGCGCGGTCGGGAGGTGCAACGACGCGTGAACCTGAAAATCAAGTTCCGTGAGAGCTTTCGGCCGTTTGCGCCGAGCGTGCTCGCTGAGCGCACGGCGCAGGAATTCGACCTCGAGGCCGAGAGTCCCTACATGCTGCTGGTGTGCGATGTCCGGGATGCCCGCATTGAAGGTGAGGGACTGGACCGGCTGCAGCACATCGATTCACGCATTCCGGCGGTGACCCACGTGGACGGCTCGGCACGCGTGCAAACCGTCAGTGCGCAAAGCAATCCCGGTTACCACGCGCTGTTGCGTGCGTTTGAGCAGAGGACGGGCTGTCCGGTCCTGGTGAATACCAGCTTCAATGTGCGCGGAGAGCCCATCGTATGTACGCCCCAGGATGCCTACCGATGTTTTCGGCACACGCACATGGACGCTCTGGTCCTGGGCCCTTTCCTGGTGACCAAGGAGATGATTCCCGAGGCCGACGCCGAGCTTATGGATGCAGAGCAGGTAGCCGCGGCTTTTGGGCTGGACTGA